A section of the Pseudanabaena mucicola str. Chao 1806 genome encodes:
- a CDS encoding CHAT domain-containing protein has product MNFAKPARSQTSEPYIQTPKPPTSRPSSGFDPSRILDLINLINLLARPSSSTPTEQVDLSPDIAEIRGQISRLYFLLARQYSVQNQIPEACNALESAYITELEAYLRKRLRSRQPSSNDCYTSEVKRISQLTGSPTALIYATTSKGGLEIIAVTPPKTTKPAGIFPRTRVATKSLEEKLGIPSNVLSVDVLTQNSRTESYPVRKVEHNATTEQVDQVILDFRNNLQDYQSFDFLPQSQQLYNWVIRPIEPELEKSQIKTIVFVMNGNLRVVPPAAFHDGQRYLIEKYAVTSIPSWQLTEINRPDRTLTPQILAMGLSESVEGLPALPAAKLEVEVIASKVLVGKNYLNRDFTKDNLRSQISNQKFGIIHLATHAKFLQESPAKSFIQFWGDQLQMSQISNMNLTTDLLTLSACETAVGQHLGLAGLAVDSGATSVLASLWAVSDAGTAPFMVRFYSGLPSAPSKAIALQEAQLAFLNGEVKINNNHIQGIKGFPNIPFPINARGIDLKHPYFWSSFTLVGNWL; this is encoded by the coding sequence TTGAATTTCGCTAAACCTGCGCGATCACAAACTTCTGAGCCATATATACAGACCCCTAAACCGCCAACATCACGTCCAAGCAGTGGCTTCGACCCATCACGAATTTTAGACCTGATTAATCTGATTAATTTATTAGCTCGTCCCAGTAGCTCAACTCCGACAGAGCAAGTAGACTTATCGCCCGACATTGCCGAGATTCGCGGTCAAATCAGTCGGTTATACTTTCTCTTGGCAAGACAATACTCCGTTCAAAATCAAATACCTGAAGCATGTAATGCTCTCGAGAGTGCTTACATTACAGAATTAGAAGCCTATTTACGCAAGAGACTGCGATCGCGTCAACCTTCCAGTAATGACTGCTATACCTCTGAGGTAAAAAGGATCTCACAGCTAACAGGCAGTCCAACAGCTCTAATTTACGCTACGACCTCTAAGGGTGGTTTAGAAATAATTGCAGTCACGCCACCGAAGACAACTAAACCTGCTGGGATATTCCCTCGAACTCGTGTTGCTACCAAATCATTAGAGGAAAAGCTAGGTATCCCCTCCAATGTTCTCTCAGTTGATGTTCTGACTCAGAACAGCCGAACAGAGTCATACCCCGTTCGCAAAGTTGAACACAACGCTACTACGGAACAAGTTGATCAAGTCATCCTTGACTTTCGCAATAATTTACAAGACTACCAATCCTTCGACTTTTTGCCCCAATCACAGCAGCTTTATAATTGGGTAATTCGTCCCATTGAACCTGAGCTAGAGAAATCTCAGATTAAGACTATCGTATTCGTGATGAATGGGAATTTGCGTGTAGTTCCGCCTGCAGCTTTTCATGATGGACAACGTTACCTAATTGAGAAATATGCGGTGACATCGATTCCTTCATGGCAACTTACCGAGATTAACCGCCCTGATCGCACATTGACTCCTCAAATCCTAGCTATGGGACTTTCGGAATCCGTGGAAGGATTACCTGCTTTGCCAGCAGCTAAGTTAGAAGTGGAAGTAATCGCTTCTAAAGTATTAGTTGGAAAGAATTACCTAAATCGTGATTTTACGAAAGACAATTTGCGCTCACAAATCAGCAATCAAAAATTTGGGATAATTCACTTAGCAACCCATGCAAAATTTCTCCAAGAATCGCCTGCAAAATCCTTCATTCAATTTTGGGGTGATCAATTACAAATGAGTCAAATCTCCAATATGAATCTGACAACTGATTTACTAACCCTAAGTGCTTGCGAAACTGCCGTTGGTCAACATCTGGGTTTAGCAGGTTTAGCTGTAGATTCAGGTGCGACAAGTGTCTTGGCTTCACTATGGGCGGTGAGTGACGCAGGGACTGCTCCTTTTATGGTTCGTTTTTATAGTGGCTTGCCATCTGCACCGAGTAAAGCGATTGCTCTTCAAGAGGCACAGTTAGCCTTTTTGAATGGAGAAGTTAAAATCAATAACAACCACATTCAAGGAATTAAAGGGTTTCCCAATATTCCATTTCCAATTAATGCCAGAGGAATCGATTTAAAACATCCCTACTTTTGGTCGTCATTCACTCTAGTTGGCAACTGGTTATAG
- a CDS encoding FtsX-like permease family protein, producing MIFAVPLAWLQLTYEKSRLLVAIAGITFAVVLMFLQLGFRDALFTSAIRLQSNLVGDLVIISPQSTNLVGMRNFSQRRLYQALGMKQVESVNPLYIGLAAWKIKEDPAGQTRNILILGANPDAKVFKMPGAEFNINRVKTEDVVLFDRASRNEFGPIVSECGSLALKSTFSNSAFTCQNIVTREVANRKLMIGGLFELGASFAADGAIITSDTNFLRIFDNRRSGLINVGLINLKPNASPYEAMLDYILTQPAEIVVLPREKLSPDGKRIKILYKESIGTDGNLIREEDKNKVLIAKSDLTIEDLKESQDAAIDDTRILTVQGYIEFEKGYWQKSTAIGFIFTLGTVMGFIVGIVIVYQILYTDVSDHLAEYATLKAMGYNNFYLAQVVIQEAFVLSILGFLPGLGISFGLYNLTRNATLLPLYIWDKAIPVMILTMIMCVISGAISLRKVQSADPAEIFG from the coding sequence ATGATTTTTGCCGTTCCTCTTGCTTGGTTACAGCTTACCTATGAAAAAAGCCGTTTGTTGGTAGCGATCGCAGGGATTACCTTTGCGGTGGTTTTAATGTTTTTACAACTTGGTTTCCGCGATGCCCTCTTTACCAGTGCGATCCGTCTCCAGAGCAATCTTGTTGGGGATTTGGTCATTATCAGTCCCCAATCAACTAACCTTGTGGGAATGCGAAACTTTTCCCAACGTCGCCTTTATCAAGCCTTGGGGATGAAGCAAGTTGAATCAGTCAATCCTCTGTATATCGGGCTTGCCGCTTGGAAAATTAAAGAAGATCCTGCGGGACAAACGCGCAATATCTTAATATTGGGAGCCAATCCTGATGCCAAAGTTTTTAAAATGCCAGGAGCGGAGTTCAATATTAATCGTGTCAAAACTGAAGATGTAGTTCTCTTTGATCGCGCCTCACGTAATGAGTTTGGTCCGATTGTTAGTGAATGTGGCTCCCTAGCTCTCAAATCAACCTTTAGTAACTCAGCTTTTACTTGCCAAAATATAGTGACTCGCGAAGTTGCTAATCGGAAACTCATGATCGGTGGTTTGTTTGAACTTGGTGCATCCTTTGCTGCCGATGGAGCAATCATTACTAGTGATACTAATTTTTTGCGAATCTTTGACAATCGTCGCTCAGGATTAATTAATGTTGGCTTAATTAACTTAAAACCAAATGCATCCCCCTATGAGGCAATGCTAGACTATATCCTTACTCAACCTGCGGAAATAGTGGTCTTACCTCGCGAAAAATTATCACCTGATGGCAAAAGAATCAAAATACTATACAAAGAGAGTATTGGTACAGATGGCAATCTCATTCGTGAAGAAGATAAAAATAAGGTGCTGATTGCTAAGTCAGATTTAACAATTGAGGATCTCAAAGAATCTCAAGATGCGGCAATTGACGATACTAGGATCTTGACTGTTCAAGGTTACATTGAGTTTGAAAAAGGATATTGGCAAAAAAGCACAGCGATCGGTTTTATCTTTACTCTGGGTACAGTCATGGGCTTTATTGTTGGCATCGTGATTGTCTATCAGATTTTATATACTGATGTATCCGATCACCTTGCGGAATATGCCACTCTTAAGGCAATGGGCTATAACAATTTTTACTTGGCACAGGTAGTCATTCAGGAAGCTTTTGTATTATCAATACTCGGATTTCTCCCTGGGCTTGGAATCTCCTTTGGTTTGTATAATCTTACAAGAAATGCCACTTTACTGCCCTTATATATTTGGGACAAGGCAATTCCTGTAATGATCTTAACGATGATTATGTGTGTGATTTCAGGAGCAATATCATTACGCAAAGTCCAGTCTGCCGATCCTGCGGAAATTTTTGGATAA
- a CDS encoding glycogen/starch/alpha-glucan phosphorylase, protein MQTNVANQISNITVEDDRTGLSIETLKRAFADNLFYIQGKLALLANFTDYYMALSYTTRDRLLQRWLQTLKVYHEQDIKTVYYLSAEFLMGRHLGNSLINLDLYESIEQAVRESGLDLNEILEQEPDPGLGNGGLGRLAACFLDSLATLEVPAMGYGIRYEFGIFNQSIQHGWQVEIPDKWLRCGNPWEVVRYESTVQVKFGGHTEIYNDDRGLPHTRWIPSFTVEGIPHDTPVPGYQTNTVNTLRLWKAEAGEDFNFQAFNSGDYDGAVATKIKSETISKVLYPNDNTPQGRQLRLEQQFFFVSCSLQDIIRRHLKKYNRLDNLPEHAAIQLNDTHPAISIAEMMRLLVDEHGLYWDEAWRITQSTFAYTNHTLMPEALEKWGVPLFESLLPRHLEIIYEINHRFLQDVQTWYPDDEELLSRLSIIEEGNGKQVRMANLATVGSHAVNGVAALHTELLKQDVLRDFYKLWPEKFNNKTNGVTPRRWVLLANPALSGLITEKIGDTWLKHLDELRKLETFVDDKDFRDRWRQIKQANKQKLADYIMAHNCVEVDVNSIFDIQVKRIHEYKRQHLDLLHIIALYLRIKQNPSIQMTPRTFIFGGKAAPGYFMAKLIIKAINAVADVVNRDPDVHGRIKVVFLANFSASLGQLIYPAADLSEQISTAGKEASGTGNMKFTMNGALTIGTLDGANIEIREEVGEDNFFLFGLTAAEVEQIKTEGYNPYSYYEKNEELRHVLDRLAMGYFSPSRKDLFKPLVDALLYRDDYMLLADYQAYVDCQARVAEAYKDLEGWTTMSILNVARSGKFSSDRTIKEYCDDIWHVKPVKVELEPYDPAKATLNVGG, encoded by the coding sequence ATGCAAACAAATGTTGCTAATCAAATCAGCAATATTACGGTAGAAGATGATCGCACAGGTTTAAGTATTGAAACCCTGAAGCGAGCATTTGCCGATAATCTTTTCTACATACAAGGCAAACTAGCACTTCTGGCAAATTTTACCGATTATTACATGGCGCTATCGTACACCACACGCGATCGCCTGTTGCAACGTTGGCTTCAAACCCTCAAGGTATATCATGAGCAAGACATCAAGACAGTTTATTACCTTTCTGCCGAATTTTTGATGGGACGACATCTCGGTAATAGCTTGATTAACCTTGACCTCTATGAATCAATCGAGCAAGCTGTGCGAGAGTCGGGACTAGACTTAAACGAAATCTTAGAGCAAGAACCCGATCCTGGTCTAGGAAATGGTGGTCTAGGACGTTTAGCCGCATGTTTTCTTGATTCTCTAGCTACCCTAGAAGTCCCAGCCATGGGCTATGGCATCCGCTATGAATTTGGCATTTTCAACCAATCGATTCAACATGGCTGGCAGGTGGAGATTCCTGACAAATGGCTCCGTTGTGGCAATCCTTGGGAAGTCGTCCGCTATGAATCCACGGTTCAGGTCAAATTTGGTGGACATACAGAAATTTATAATGATGATCGCGGTCTTCCGCATACCCGTTGGATTCCTAGCTTTACCGTTGAAGGCATTCCCCATGATACTCCTGTCCCTGGATATCAAACCAATACCGTAAATACTTTGCGTCTATGGAAAGCAGAAGCAGGCGAAGATTTTAACTTCCAAGCTTTTAACTCTGGCGACTATGATGGTGCTGTAGCAACCAAGATCAAATCAGAAACCATTTCCAAGGTTCTCTATCCCAACGACAATACCCCTCAAGGTCGCCAGTTGCGTCTAGAACAGCAATTTTTCTTTGTTTCCTGCTCATTACAAGACATTATTCGTCGTCATCTCAAAAAGTATAATCGTCTTGACAACTTACCTGAACATGCAGCGATTCAGCTAAATGACACGCATCCCGCGATTAGCATTGCGGAAATGATGCGCCTGTTGGTTGATGAGCATGGTCTGTATTGGGATGAAGCATGGCGCATTACCCAAAGCACTTTTGCTTATACTAACCACACACTCATGCCTGAAGCCTTGGAAAAGTGGGGAGTACCTCTGTTTGAGAGCTTATTGCCTCGTCATTTGGAAATCATTTACGAGATCAATCATCGCTTCTTGCAGGATGTCCAAACTTGGTATCCAGATGATGAAGAATTATTGTCTCGTCTCTCTATCATCGAAGAGGGTAATGGCAAACAAGTACGCATGGCAAACTTGGCGACTGTTGGTAGTCATGCTGTTAATGGGGTCGCGGCCTTGCACACAGAACTACTTAAGCAGGATGTTTTAAGAGATTTCTATAAACTCTGGCCAGAAAAATTTAATAACAAAACTAATGGTGTTACCCCTCGCCGTTGGGTCTTACTAGCCAACCCTGCCTTATCAGGATTGATTACTGAAAAAATTGGTGATACGTGGCTCAAGCATCTTGATGAACTGCGTAAACTCGAAACTTTTGTGGATGACAAAGATTTTCGCGATCGCTGGAGACAGATCAAACAAGCTAATAAGCAAAAGCTTGCTGATTACATCATGGCGCACAATTGCGTGGAAGTGGATGTCAATTCTATCTTTGATATTCAAGTGAAGCGGATTCATGAATACAAGCGTCAACATCTTGACCTATTGCATATCATCGCTCTGTACCTTCGCATCAAGCAAAATCCTAGTATTCAGATGACTCCTCGCACCTTCATTTTTGGTGGTAAGGCGGCTCCTGGGTACTTTATGGCGAAGTTGATTATCAAAGCAATTAATGCGGTTGCAGATGTTGTTAATCGTGACCCTGATGTGCATGGACGGATTAAGGTTGTCTTCTTAGCGAACTTCAGTGCTTCCCTTGGACAATTAATTTATCCTGCAGCGGATCTATCAGAACAAATCTCTACCGCAGGTAAGGAAGCTTCTGGTACAGGCAACATGAAATTTACTATGAATGGAGCCTTGACCATTGGTACATTAGATGGAGCGAATATCGAGATTCGTGAAGAAGTTGGCGAAGATAATTTCTTCCTCTTTGGTCTTACTGCCGCAGAGGTTGAGCAAATAAAGACTGAAGGTTATAATCCTTATTCTTACTACGAGAAGAATGAAGAATTGCGTCATGTGCTTGATCGCTTAGCAATGGGATATTTCTCCCCAAGCAGAAAGGATTTGTTTAAGCCTCTTGTCGATGCTTTACTCTACCGTGACGATTATATGCTACTGGCGGATTATCAAGCCTATGTAGATTGTCAGGCTCGTGTGGCTGAAGCCTATAAGGATCTTGAGGGTTGGACAACTATGAGTATTCTCAATGTTGCTCGTTCTGGTAAGTTCTCTTCTGATCGTACCATTAAGGAATACTGCGATGATATCTGGCATGTAAAACCAGTTAAGGTTGAACTAGAACCTTACGATCCAGCAAAAGCAACTCTTAATGTTGGTGGTTAG